The DNA sequence tataaaagacaGTTGTAATTTCTACCTAAACTATAAAACCCAAAACCCAGTGTCTAATTGGCAGTATAGTGTCGGACATTGCGCCCAGCGCAAGGTGCATAGCAGAGCTGCTGCAGTAGCCAAGAATCGGAATGATCCTTAACCGtaacgagaaagaaattttttttttatgtggcTTTGATTAAGTTAGTTGCGGATGTTACACATACGTGGCCATAGTACCAGTTGGAATGGGTGGTGTCTCCTCTGGTCTACCTTTAGGTCCGTATTGTCCAATAAAGGACCCATCCTCCGTAAAACGCCCTAGGacaaaaaacattatttatatcaaaagTACGTAAATAAGGCTAAAAGAaaagcttttctttttgttttaaaatcgaataataataaatattgatctaaatattaatatacatttttttaccaatgttaatttgaaattaatttgttaaaacaCAGATGCATCGATTTAAAAGGCAAAAAGTGCGATCTTCAGAAGTTCAAAAAAGTGAATAATCGTGGTCAGTAGTTTGCGATCTTAATTTGCATTCTATGTGTATCTTGGTGAtttgaaaagtaaaagatTGTAAGTAAAAGTGAGTAAAATGAGtgataaattcatttttaaaacttatgtTTCAACTGGTTCATCTGAAAGACATATTTGTTAAACTTACCTTAGACTAGAGTGACAAATGCCTGCGAATTTGGTTCCTGCTTACGGTGTCGGCCATACTGACCAATGAAAGAACCATCTTCGTTCATGCCCTCTGTACCGAGTCAAGCAAtgaagcaaataaaataatgatgcaaataaaataaatacaaataaaatgtattaacgAACGTAACTTGCGAATGTAACTGCAGCTGTGAAGTGTATTGTATAAAAGGaaaagcaatataatataaaaaatagttaaataagTGCAAAACAAATTCAACTTTGTTACATGAAATATAAGGTGTTGCATGAAATACAGAACACCCTTTATTAGGGTCGCTACTTCATTATGCTTTCtatataaagatattaaaaattggtGCATTTGTCGTAATGTTTGATATTCAAAAAATACGCGTAACAAATACCTTTGATCACATACTATTTTcatatagaatttttattaaggaCTTTCTAATATTGTAGagtttcgataaattaaaataaaatttttaactcgtTACCTGTATCACCGTCGCCATACTCCGCCATAGAATCAGTGTCCGATTCAGGATGTTTACCATCTTGATGAGAAGAAGACGCTAAGGACGCACGTCCACCGGCCGATTTAGTGTCCAATGGTTGCGAATACTCATGAAATCCACCTTCGTCGGGATAATCTCCACGTCCAGCTGCCAACTCTCGTTCATGTACCGCATATTTTCCACCTCGATTTCGTTTAATCACACAAACGATTATCAGCACCAAAAGGAGGATAGCGATTGCCAACATCATTCCTGCAAATATGTTATAGTTTTGTACATGTGCtactcattaaaaaaattgatttaaaaattagataagaagaaaaatattacctATAAACCAACCAGCCGTCGCGACGTTTTCTTTCGGCTGAATAATGGGCCCTTCGCTACTTGTTTCCACTTCTTGGGGGGCACTTTCGCTTATGAACTTTCCGTCAACGGCGACAACTGACATTACATAAACTTCACCGCTTTGAAGACCGCGAACCtgcataatttaaaagttGATTTAACAATTGTgattttaagtaataaaacCTGTTATAAAGAATCAAACATACCTCAATAGTATTCGACTGAAATTCGGGATCCGTCTCCGTAAATATCGTTTCGCCTTTTAGTTTGTACTTAACGAAGAAATGACTTCCTGGATTACCGTTTAAATTCGGCAACCAAATAACTCTTACGTTTGCGTATCCATTCTCCACTGGTATAGTTTCCCATGTAAATTGCGGAATGTCAGGCTGCTGAGACGttcttgttttttgttcaATAAAATAGCTACAAAGtgcatattaataaataagattcataaaataacaaaataatttttatatttcatattttattttatccttgTAAGTCATAAAACACTTACTCATTGCCTTCACCAACCCTGGTTGTGGCACGTATGTGAACTCGGTATATTGTATCAGGCGCCAACGCAGCTAGCTTGGCTTGAGTAGCTTGTGGATCCGTAACGTGCGGCTTTCTTTCGAGTAACGTTCCTAATTTTGTACCGTTTACAACTTGATAATAAACTCTATATCCAGTTAAAATGCCATTCGGTTCTGCGGGCCGCGTCCACACCAAAAACAGGGCACTGGATCCCATGGGGAATGCTTCTAGACTGAGCACCGTTCCTGGGACTCCTTCTGGTGTGTCAAAACTTAAAGTTTCAGACGCAGGACCGGTGTATCTGCATAAAACAAATgtcatgtaaaaataaagataactgtgaaaaaaacaaatataacaaCAACCATATATAGTCAAAGTATTATTACCTGCCGTTGTAAGCAAGTATTCTGACAAAGTTTTTGCTATATGGAACGAACTTTGTGACTAATGCGTGCGTTTTATTTCCACCACGAATATCGATTTTGCGCATCCCCTTTTCACCCTCCTTCTCTGTCCACGTTTGAATCTCGTATCCACGTAATTCGCCCCTCACCGATTCCTCGGGCACGGGACTCCACGATAGCTGAGCAGTTGTActtgattttatttgattCAGTGTGAAATTACCGGGTGCTTGCAGAGGCActaaaatagtaatttaacATATTACGAACAACGCTGgcaagttaataattaaaaagcatacaatatataacgtataataataataataataaagaaaatcaattttatcaataaattacCATCCTCTCCAGAGTATCCGATAACCTCATTGGCCATAGCTTTACTCTCGCCTTTTGCGTTTGAAGCGACGACCTTAATTTTGTATCTTTGATAAGTAGGTTGATTTTCTACTATCAGATTATTTTTTCTCCAATCATATATTTCTGCTGTCGCCCATGTTTCACCCGGTATATCTCGTTTGTAATATACGCTGTACTTAAATTGAGGAGCATTATGCTCTATTTGCGACATGGTTGTCCACGTAATAACCAAATTTTGTGGAGTTGTACCCTTGCCCATGACATTGTCCGGATTTTTGTAAGGAACGTCTGGCTCGGTGGTGCAAACATCACTATGTGGCGAAGGTAGAGAAGGCCCTGCATAGAAGACAATATCAAGTAGCTATAAAATTGACTTAAATATagtataattagtaaaaatatacatcaataataattatatataattatattgcatattattgcaatttatttaaaatatcttttaatttcgaaatgtTATCTTACCTATTTTATTCCATGCGAGAACGCGGTACGTGTAATTAGCCCAAGGTGACATAGACACTTCATAAGTCTGATCTGTAGCTGGAACATGGTCTTTGGATATCTCCCAAGTATCCGGTGTGAAAGTAGTATTATGTTGAATTGTGTAACGCAAAATAGGAGCTCGGTTATCTCCCATAGGTGTCCAGCGAACTTCGGCCTTGTTAGATTTACACGTAATGCTAACTAATCTCGGCGCGTTAGGTACATCCTGGACTATCAATGTCGCGTATGCTCTTGCCTCGTCGAGATCGGTACGGGCGACACACGTATAAATACCGGAATCCAATTCAGTCGTCTTTGTAATCATCAAAGAATAATCGGTACTTCGAACAAATCTTGGTTCCATCTCGAAGTCTATTGGTTCACCATTGCTCAGCCAGTCTATAGTCAAAGGTAGACTGGGATCAGCAACGGCATTGCACCTGAAACaaacagagaaaaaaattcaacaatatttctttattataaatcaaGAAGTCGCAagcttaatttttcttataatctagatttaacgatatttctttgtaaaattttacctAAATGTGGCAGTGGAACCCGCTGCGACCTCGTAGTCTTCCGGTCTATCCGTTATTTTGGTGTGCTCTTTCACCACCAAAGTAGCGGACGCATTCACTTCACCGAACTTATTAGAAGCATGGCATGTGTAAGTACCAGCGTCCAGGAATATCACATTCTCGATTTCTAGATCGCCTATGTCCAAAATTTTGTAACGGCCACCAGTCAACTCTTGTCCATTCCTGATCCACTTAACTTCGGGTTTAGGTGCACCAAAAACTCGGCACGTAATCCGAATAGTTTTCCCATCGACCGTATTCAAGTTCGTGGGCGGTTGCGTGATATCCGGATAAAGCGCCAATACGTTCACGTATACGTCTTTGTAAACGTATCCTAACGAGTTTGTAGCGTTACATCCATAATTACCCGTGTCTTTCTTCACTAATCTCTCAATAATAATGGAATTTGGCGTGACTTTTCTTCTGTTATTCGGTGGCGCTTCAGATATTGGTTTACCATTATGAATCCATTTAATTTCAGGAACAGGAACTCCGCTAGCCTCGCATCTAATTTCAACAGTCTCGTCTTCCGCAGCATTTACGAATTCAGGCTCAACGGTGAAATATGGTACGGCCATTACTTGCAGATTTATGGAATACGTTTGGGCTGATCCTACTCCATTTGACGCTTCGCAAGTGTACTTTCCTTCATCCTCGAAATTAA is a window from the Cardiocondyla obscurior isolate alpha-2009 linkage group LG01, Cobs3.1, whole genome shotgun sequence genome containing:
- the Nrg gene encoding neuroglian isoform X3, translating into MTMRLVCIISTLVLGASAIIQSPPRISKQPPTDEQLFQVAQTKVNENDKPFLIECEAEGEPVPTYRWIKNGKNFEWPAYDDRISQQPGRGTLVISRPRDEDLGQYQCFAENEWGIATSNSVFVRKAELNSFKDENPMTLSANEGSPFKLTCQPPDGWPKPNVYWLIQDIAGGIKSINNSRMTLDPEGNLWFSNVTRNDASDDFYYACAATSVFRNEYKVGNKVLLNVISTGASAGQNKHPPERQYVTRKNEVALRGKKVELFCIFGGTPLPQIVWSKNGKLIVPSDRITQGNYGKSLIIKHVNFEDEGKYTCEASNGVGSAQTYSINLQVMAVPYFTVEPEFVNAAEDETVEIRCEASGVPVPEIKWIHNGKPISEAPPNNRRKVTPNSIIIERLVKKDTGNYGCNATNSLGYVYKDVYVNVLALYPDITQPPTNLNTVDGKTIRITCRVFGAPKPEVKWIRNGQELTGGRYKILDIGDLEIENVIFLDAGTYTCHASNKFGEVNASATLVVKEHTKITDRPEDYEVAAGSTATFRCNAVADPSLPLTIDWLSNGEPIDFEMEPRFVRSTDYSLMITKTTELDSGIYTCVARTDLDEARAYATLIVQDVPNAPRLVSITCKSNKAEVRWTPMGDNRAPILRYTIQHNTTFTPDTWEISKDHVPATDQTYEVSMSPWANYTYRVLAWNKIGPSLPSPHSDVCTTEPDVPYKNPDNVMGKGTTPQNLVITWTTMSQIEHNAPQFKYSVYYKRDIPGETWATAEIYDWRKNNLIVENQPTYQRYKIKVVASNAKGESKAMANEVIGYSGEDVPLQAPGNFTLNQIKSSTTAQLSWSPVPEESVRGELRGYEIQTWTEKEGEKGMRKIDIRGGNKTHALVTKFVPYSKNFVRILAYNGRYTGPASETLSFDTPEGVPGTVLSLEAFPMGSSALFLVWTRPAEPNGILTGYRVYYQVVNGTKLGTLLERKPHVTDPQATQAKLAALAPDTIYRVHIRATTRVGEGNDYFIEQKTRTSQQPDIPQFTWETIPVENGYANVRVIWLPNLNGNPGSHFFVKYKLKGETIFTETDPEFQSNTIEVRGLQSGEVYVMSVVAVDGKFISESAPQEVETSSEGPIIQPKENVATAGWFIGMMLAIAILLLVLIIVCVIKRNRGGKYAVHERELAAGRGDYPDEGGFHEYSQPLDTKSAGGRASLASSSHQDGKHPESDTDSMAEYGDGDTGRFTEDGSFIGQYGPKGRPEETPPIPTGTMATYV
- the Nrg gene encoding neuroglian isoform X1; the protein is MTMRLVCIISTLVLGASAIIRVPDNVEVQSPPRISKQPPTDEQLFQVAQTKVNENDKPFLIECEAEGEPVPTYRWIKNGKNFEWPAYDDRISQQPGRGTLVISRPRDEDLGQYQCFAENEWGIATSNSVFVRKAELNSFKDENPMTLSANEGSPFKLTCQPPDGWPKPNVYWLIQDIAGGIKSINNSRMTLDPEGNLWFSNVTRNDASDDFYYACAATSVFRNEYKVGNKVLLNVISTGASAGQNKHPPERQYVTRKNEVALRGKKVELFCIFGGTPLPQIVWSKNGKLIVPSDRITQGNYGKSLIIKHVNFEDEGKYTCEASNGVGSAQTYSINLQVMAVPYFTVEPEFVNAAEDETVEIRCEASGVPVPEIKWIHNGKPISEAPPNNRRKVTPNSIIIERLVKKDTGNYGCNATNSLGYVYKDVYVNVLALYPDITQPPTNLNTVDGKTIRITCRVFGAPKPEVKWIRNGQELTGGRYKILDIGDLEIENVIFLDAGTYTCHASNKFGEVNASATLVVKEHTKITDRPEDYEVAAGSTATFRCNAVADPSLPLTIDWLSNGEPIDFEMEPRFVRSTDYSLMITKTTELDSGIYTCVARTDLDEARAYATLIVQDVPNAPRLVSITCKSNKAEVRWTPMGDNRAPILRYTIQHNTTFTPDTWEISKDHVPATDQTYEVSMSPWANYTYRVLAWNKIGPSLPSPHSDVCTTEPDVPYKNPDNVMGKGTTPQNLVITWTTMSQIEHNAPQFKYSVYYKRDIPGETWATAEIYDWRKNNLIVENQPTYQRYKIKVVASNAKGESKAMANEVIGYSGEDVPLQAPGNFTLNQIKSSTTAQLSWSPVPEESVRGELRGYEIQTWTEKEGEKGMRKIDIRGGNKTHALVTKFVPYSKNFVRILAYNGRYTGPASETLSFDTPEGVPGTVLSLEAFPMGSSALFLVWTRPAEPNGILTGYRVYYQVVNGTKLGTLLERKPHVTDPQATQAKLAALAPDTIYRVHIRATTRVGEGNDYFIEQKTRTSQQPDIPQFTWETIPVENGYANVRVIWLPNLNGNPGSHFFVKYKLKGETIFTETDPEFQSNTIEVRGLQSGEVYVMSVVAVDGKFISESAPQEVETSSEGPIIQPKENVATAGWFIGMMLAIAILLLVLIIVCVIKRNRGGKYAVHERELAAGRGDYPDEGGFHEYSQPLDTKSAGGRASLASSSHQDGKHPESDTDSMAEYGDGDTGRFTEDGSFIGQYGPKGRPEETPPIPTGTMATYV
- the Nrg gene encoding neuroglian isoform X4, which produces MTMRLVCIISTLVLGASAIIQSPPRISKQPPTDEQLFQVAQTKVNENDKPFLIECEAEGEPVPTYRWIKNGKNFEWPAYDDRISQQPGRGTLVISRPRDEDLGQYQCFAENEWGIATSNSVFVRKAELNSFKDENPMTLSANEGSPFKLTCQPPDGWPKPNVYWLIQDIAGGIKSINNSRMTLDPEGNLWFSNVTRNDASDDFYYACAATSVFRNEYKVGNKVLLNVISTGASAGQNKHPPERQYVTRKNEVALRGKKVELFCIFGGTPLPQIVWSKNGKLIVPSDRITQGNYGKSLIIKHVNFEDEGKYTCEASNGVGSAQTYSINLQVMAVPYFTVEPEFVNAAEDETVEIRCEASGVPVPEIKWIHNGKPISEAPPNNRRKVTPNSIIIERLVKKDTGNYGCNATNSLGYVYKDVYVNVLALYPDITQPPTNLNTVDGKTIRITCRVFGAPKPEVKWIRNGQELTGGRYKILDIGDLEIENVIFLDAGTYTCHASNKFGEVNASATLVVKEHTKITDRPEDYEVAAGSTATFRCNAVADPSLPLTIDWLSNGEPIDFEMEPRFVRSTDYSLMITKTTELDSGIYTCVARTDLDEARAYATLIVQDVPNAPRLVSITCKSNKAEVRWTPMGDNRAPILRYTIQHNTTFTPDTWEISKDHVPATDQTYEVSMSPWANYTYRVLAWNKIGPSLPSPHSDVCTTEPDVPYKNPDNVMGKGTTPQNLVITWTTMSQIEHNAPQFKYSVYYKRDIPGETWATAEIYDWRKNNLIVENQPTYQRYKIKVVASNAKGESKAMANEVIGYSGEDVPLQAPGNFTLNQIKSSTTAQLSWSPVPEESVRGELRGYEIQTWTEKEGEKGMRKIDIRGGNKTHALVTKFVPYSKNFVRILAYNGRYTGPASETLSFDTPEGVPGTVLSLEAFPMGSSALFLVWTRPAEPNGILTGYRVYYQVVNGTKLGTLLERKPHVTDPQATQAKLAALAPDTIYRVHIRATTRVGEGNDYFIEQKTRTSQQPDIPQFTWETIPVENGYANVRVIWLPNLNGNPGSHFFVKYKLKGETIFTETDPEFQSNTIEVRGLQSGEVYVMSVVAVDGKFISESAPQEVETSSEGPIIQPKENVATAGWFIGMMLAIAILLLVLIIVCVIKRNRGGKYAVHERELAAGRGDYPDEGGFHEYSQPLDTKSAGGRASLASSSHQDGKHPESDTDSMAEYGDGDTEGMNEDGSFIGQYGRHRKQEPNSQAFVTLV
- the Nrg gene encoding neuroglian isoform X2, which gives rise to MTMRLVCIISTLVLGASAIIRVPDNVEVQSPPRISKQPPTDEQLFQVAQTKVNENDKPFLIECEAEGEPVPTYRWIKNGKNFEWPAYDDRISQQPGRGTLVISRPRDEDLGQYQCFAENEWGIATSNSVFVRKAELNSFKDENPMTLSANEGSPFKLTCQPPDGWPKPNVYWLIQDIAGGIKSINNSRMTLDPEGNLWFSNVTRNDASDDFYYACAATSVFRNEYKVGNKVLLNVISTGASAGQNKHPPERQYVTRKNEVALRGKKVELFCIFGGTPLPQIVWSKNGKLIVPSDRITQGNYGKSLIIKHVNFEDEGKYTCEASNGVGSAQTYSINLQVMAVPYFTVEPEFVNAAEDETVEIRCEASGVPVPEIKWIHNGKPISEAPPNNRRKVTPNSIIIERLVKKDTGNYGCNATNSLGYVYKDVYVNVLALYPDITQPPTNLNTVDGKTIRITCRVFGAPKPEVKWIRNGQELTGGRYKILDIGDLEIENVIFLDAGTYTCHASNKFGEVNASATLVVKEHTKITDRPEDYEVAAGSTATFRCNAVADPSLPLTIDWLSNGEPIDFEMEPRFVRSTDYSLMITKTTELDSGIYTCVARTDLDEARAYATLIVQDVPNAPRLVSITCKSNKAEVRWTPMGDNRAPILRYTIQHNTTFTPDTWEISKDHVPATDQTYEVSMSPWANYTYRVLAWNKIGPSLPSPHSDVCTTEPDVPYKNPDNVMGKGTTPQNLVITWTTMSQIEHNAPQFKYSVYYKRDIPGETWATAEIYDWRKNNLIVENQPTYQRYKIKVVASNAKGESKAMANEVIGYSGEDVPLQAPGNFTLNQIKSSTTAQLSWSPVPEESVRGELRGYEIQTWTEKEGEKGMRKIDIRGGNKTHALVTKFVPYSKNFVRILAYNGRYTGPASETLSFDTPEGVPGTVLSLEAFPMGSSALFLVWTRPAEPNGILTGYRVYYQVVNGTKLGTLLERKPHVTDPQATQAKLAALAPDTIYRVHIRATTRVGEGNDYFIEQKTRTSQQPDIPQFTWETIPVENGYANVRVIWLPNLNGNPGSHFFVKYKLKGETIFTETDPEFQSNTIEVRGLQSGEVYVMSVVAVDGKFISESAPQEVETSSEGPIIQPKENVATAGWFIGMMLAIAILLLVLIIVCVIKRNRGGKYAVHERELAAGRGDYPDEGGFHEYSQPLDTKSAGGRASLASSSHQDGKHPESDTDSMAEYGDGDTEGMNEDGSFIGQYGRHRKQEPNSQAFVTLV